A window of Bombus terrestris chromosome 4, iyBomTerr1.2, whole genome shotgun sequence genomic DNA:
GTGTGTATACACTGCGAAGGTACAGAAACGGAGCAAACACGACGTGACACGCGGTAACGTTAAACcactctctgtctctctctttctctttcccctttCGGTTCGCCCTACGTCGTTCATTACTTACGTCGCTCGAATATAATAAATGATGTGGTTTCTTTTTTGTACTTACTTGCCCAGTTCCTCCTTGAGGTCATAGTTGTCACTAAACCGCGTGCAAGCGGTCGGAGTAGCCATGCCGAGGTATCGCGATTATTTACCGCACTAACCGAGGAACGTAAGCGCGAGAGCCACTGCCGGCCGCCACTACCGCACACGCTAGGGGAAACTTCGCAGGTCAAATTCGATCAATAGAGGGGAACCGCCGCGGCGCTGGTAGAACACCGGGTAACCGTCGAGGGAGGGAGGGTCGTCGGGCCGGGCAGAGGGGAAGTGGTTCTGTCCGCGGGAGCCGTGCGTTACCGTGGCACCGACGGTGGGGCGAAATCGCGGTCGTGCCAGCAAATATTTGCGGGCGACGACAACTTCAAACCTTCCACGACGCGTCCGCACTGCTCGCCGGCAGACCGTCGACTGACTCGCGTAGTGGTGGTAAGCTCGCGATCGCGCAGGCGATGTCTGGTCGTGTTCACACCAATGCCGCTACCGCCGGCAATGGCGACCACGATTCACGTATAATACCTGGCAACAACGATCAACACCGATACCACTGCCGGCAGGGCTGACGATAGAGGTTCGCTAGCGAGCCGTTTGAGCGCAGCCAACCTAGGCGAAATAACCCAAGGGGATCGAGGCAACACATTTAAATTTAGCACCTGGAATTATGCTCGACCACGCGGCTAACTTTTTCAGGATCACGCTTCACGCTACAATTTACTTTCTGTTCCGttatactttcttttttctctatcgTTAACGCAACGAACACGTCGTTTTCGTCGCCCGAACGTACTTATATGCGACAGCGTATTTCCGGTTGCGATGTTTTATCGTAGTCGTCAGATCCGATattttcgtgtattttccacgCGATATAAACACGATCCGTCAGAGAACGACTCGTGCCTAATGAAACTGTGATCGTTTCACGAAATATCGACCTAAGAAAATTTTCCACCgattttattctacgttttcGCGATCCAAACGAACGAATGGAGTTGCGTACCGTCGCTGGTTAGACGGAATACCGCGTACTGACTCGATTCCGCATGTCCGACATAAACACGAGATTTACTACTGGCGCATACGCCGTCCGAACCGGAGCTTTGGTATCACTTCGATCGGCTTTTTGGCGCACGTCCAATTAGAACGATACACCGAGCATAGATCTCGAGAAATTAAAAGACAACCGAGCTTGTACATGGTTTACGAATATTAGTTTTGTCTTTCGATTTTAACCAAAACATATTAAAACcgtaacataatattgtatatatatatattacacgcACAATTATAtgttgatataaatataaaatgttctactaaatatttgtatatttgtctttaacaatttattagatacatttatatttcaattatggCCATTgacgtgtttaaaaaaaattatatatttgttaaatgTGCATTTTCTTTTGTCCAACATATATTATAGTAACTTAATAtgaataacatatatatatatatatatatatatatatatatatatatgtgtgtgtgtgtgtgtatatatttatttatttattatttatatttccttagAGTTTATTTATCGCTCGATATATTGCAGAAGTTATTACATATCTTTATAGGCAAAACTATAAACGATCGTGTTTTCCTTTCCAACACCTCAAgtaattcatataatatttgcatttattcCATGATTATATTTGGGTCGAATAAACTTTCTACAGCTAAGAGATAAGACGAGGATTTTTTACTGTATAGAACCGAAAAATTGTTCTGTAGTAAAGTCAACTTTGTacaacaatttctttttaactTGAACATGAATGTATCACATTGGTAATAAAATTCACGTATAAGTTGTTAATGTATCTTCCATAACAAAAGTGGAAGGTAAGatatcaaatttcatatttGTTCCTCTCTTAAATactgtacaaaatataaatttctcaaAGTATACGACAAACACTATAAAGTGAATATCGTGACGATCATCGTATCcataaattattcgttttcgTCAATTATCTAATTCTCTCAATACATTATGGTTGCTTTTTTCATTTACATTGAGATTTATGAGGTACACACAGCCACATACACACGCATACAAACACTTTTCAGAGTAACCACATGTAAACGTCATAGAGCACAAGTTCGCGATACAGtaacaatttctctttttttctaccGCAGTCTTATTCAACTTGATTATAAGGAGATAGAATCACAATTGACTTATGATCTGAAAAGCGTTACActctttctttcgtattttacCGATTGATATGAATACACAACCGTTAAATGCATTTGGGTCACTGGGAATTCAATTAATGTTATCCCACGTAAGGAACGTTTTCGttgagtttctttcttttttaaagtaCTCGTCTTCTATCGTAAGGTTATGTATAAAGACTAACGATGGTCCAAATAGCTAACCTAAATACTTGCTAAGTCTATTTTGCTCATATTCTAATACGAAGCTATAATTACTAAGTACTTAGAAACGTATTAAATATAGTCGATGACCATTTTCATGTTATCACGAGAATATCACGGCGTGTTTCAAAAATCGTTCTGTCTGTCTTCTTCCTATCTTTCGTAATGGATAAACGCAGTTATAATAACGATATTTTCGCAATAAGTTGCTGAAATTTGAAGTTAACAACCAAGCATGGTATGCTGCGTTTTAATAAATCTTTAATGAATGTAGGTTGATGTTTATTCGACCGTAACCGATTTCGCTAAATTTCTCGGACAATCGACGTTACATCCGCGAAGAACCGCGATGTGGAAAGATAGCAATTGTAGTGGAATGACTGCAAGGATTGCTTGGAGACAATCCACTGTTTTGGGTACTTCGAGAATTCTATCAGCGAacattttcgtttcttcatCGCCTTCCTCACAGATAAGGATCGGTTTTCCATCTCTAGCCGTAACCTGTTGTAAGGCGTTTATGCATTTCTGAAAAGTAattgtgaaatattacgttCGGAATTTTGTACGTTAGGTAATCGTAAGGAAAGAGAAAGTTTACGAGTTCTACTTACCACATAAACTGGATCCCTCATGACGATCATTATCACAGGCATTGAATCATCAACGAGCGCTAGTGGACCATGTTTCAATTCACCTGCCATGATACCTTCGCTATGCATATATGTCAGTTCTTTAACTTTCTATAAACAGgagagaaataaatttattcaaatagaataaatataacaaaaagaattaagaaataacttaaaagatataatatttaaagcATAGACAACGTACCAAAGCTCCCTCCATACACGTAGCAAAGTTGTATCCTCTACCCATGATCAGCAAAGATTTATGTTGGAACAAAGATTTGGCTAATTCTTTAACCTTTTCATCAAGTTGGAGAACTTGACGAATGAGATTATCCAAATTTTTTAATCCTTCGATAATCTATTGCATAAACAGGTTTAAATATTGCAACATATTGTTTAAAATGTATAATGGAGttgattaagaaattaataataccTCTTGACGCCTACTACCAAGGGAGATTCTGTCTTCACTCATAACTAAAGCAAACATTACAAGAGAAATGAACTGGGAAGTGTATGCCTTGGTACTAGCAACACCAATCTCAGGGCCTGCGTTTATATGAACACCACAGTGTGATTCACGACAGATACTACTGCCTACCGTATTGGTAATACCAACAATCAGAGCTCCGCGTCCTTTGCAATAACGCAAAGCCATTAATGTGTCTGCTGTTTCACCTACGAAGCAAGCAATAATTAGTGAATGACATTTCATATACATAgatcaataaaaaattaattatatcttacCAGACTGTGAGATAAAGAAACAAACGTCATCTCTAAACACTGGCGTATTCCTGTCTAAGAAATCAGAAGCCAATTCGACCATAACTGGTAGTTCAGTTAATTCTTCCAAAAGTTGTCTGGTAGCAATAGCAGAATGGTAGCTTGTTCCACAACCAATGAGCATAAGACGTCTACACCTCTTAATCTCGGGAATGTAATCCTAGTACAGGACTCGTTAGATCAATATCGACTATCAACGAGAAACTACAGTAAGCTTAAATTGCTGAGAATTTACCTTGATGCCTCCCAACGTAACGGAGTTATCTCTGAAGTTCAGACGTCCTCTCATGGTGTTCACCACCGATTCAGGTTGCTCAAAAATTTCCTTCTGCATGAAATATTCATAGTTACCCTTCATGATCTCCTGGATTTCCATCTTTAAGGTAGTAATTTCTCTTGCATGGGGATCGTCCATACATCGACGGAGTCGATGGATACTGAGAGCACCCTCTTTCACTGCGGCTACGTCATCATCCTAATATCGCAGGAAGTTGAAACCAttgagttataaaatatatattaattagtaAGTAAATAATAGGATAAAATGTTCACCTccaaaaatataacacgatttGTATGTTCGATCACAGCACTGGCGTCAGATGCGAAGAAATATTCGACTTCTTTGTCCTCCAAGGGTTGAAATTTAGAAGTACTTTCACTGCGTGGTATAACCGGAAGTTCAGTACGACCATGTGGACGATGATCTGTCCAAAggtacaaattaatattttttcgccATTGAAACATATTAATAGATAATTATCCGTTATTCTTACTATATATACATCTTATATATTCACGAATCCAATATGATACACGTCATCTTTGATTAGCCTGACTAATGGTATCATACGGAATTCGAGTTGAATGAACCTCAACTTAAAATTAGAATTACACATTTATATACAAAACTTGAATAAGACGCGTGGCTGATATACCAAAAATAGCACGACGCAATCAGAACGATTAAAAGAAGGTTAAGAAATATCAGTGATTATAGTTGCCCCGTGCCATTTTCCTGTCTTTACAAGCCCCACACCAAGTTAGCCGGAAAGATGATAAGTAATACGTATAAATCAATCCCTGTTAACAACAACGCCATTAATTATTCCTGTATACCTCTAATCAACGGACGACACTGAGCAAATATGTATACGTTCGTGGAACGACGATAACAAGAGTGGCTTAACTTATAACATGACCATGACGATTGTAATAATAAAGCGATTGGAAAAGTACAATTGTTAACGTGTATACAACGCAACCGTATTAAAATATGACGACTGGCATTAAACAACTCCCGCATGACGATGGATTCGATAAACAGTTTAATTAAAGGATATCCTTAGAGGAGAAAAATCACCtgtttaataaacaattttacaggaagaagaaaaagaagatttgTTTGGGCTGTGTTAGATATACTGTATTATATATTCTACCCTGTCTGCAACTGCTGTGTTTCCATGTACTGAAAGAAATGCGCATTCTGCTTATACGTACTGAAAAGCGAAGTGAGGCATGTGCCGTTTCTTTAAATTCCACAGCATACAAGCGTGTTGCGATTCGATCCCAGGCGGTTTCGTGCTTGTCAAACACGTAGCgtaatttttgtctttttttcttttttttttctgaaGCGTGGATGTGGATGAATTAACGGCAagcagaaggagaaagagacaTATATATGACTGTAAAAGTATTACCTTGAGTGGGCGCTTCACCTTCTGCTCAAATTTGGATGCGGGGGTgacgaaaaagaaaacaaaacaaTTAGCAAACAAGTAATGCAGTAACAATAgcaatacaaaatatagtgacgAACGtggaaaaaaataagaaaacatgATGCACGCGCTGAATATATTGGTTCCATGATTGATTCGTTTACGAAATCTAGCTTTTCTAGGAAATTTAGGAGAAGAtgttcaaaatataatattttcttttgtttctttttttttttaataagttcTACTAAAAAGTGTTTGAAGCAATGCATTGGACATCTTTTCCCAAACTTTTCTACGGAATCGAACATGTATGTATAATCACAAAGCTACGAATGCATAAGCTTCTGTCGAGTAgatatttgaaatgaaaataaatttgatttgaaTGAATTTGACCATATTATCTTGTTG
This region includes:
- the LOC100648432 gene encoding glutamine--fructose-6-phosphate aminotransferase [isomerizing] 2 isoform X4; its protein translation is MKLFRIRSVFKIHYFSTGTNIDFESKVCSHVGIAHTRWATHGVPSEVNSHPQRSDIEHAFVVVHNGIVTNYKEVKTLLHQRGYSFESETDTEVIAKLIHHLWVQHPGYSFRELVEQVVQQLEGAFALCFKSKYFPGECVATRRGSPLLVGIKTKTRLATDHVPILYGKDESPCVNKEGEAPTQDHRPHGRTELPVIPRSESTSKFQPLEDKEVEYFFASDASAVIEHTNRVIFLEDDDVAAVKEGALSIHRLRRCMDDPHAREITTLKMEIQEIMKGNYEYFMQKEIFEQPESVVNTMRGRLNFRDNSVTLGGIKDYIPEIKRCRRLMLIGCGTSYHSAIATRQLLEELTELPVMVELASDFLDRNTPVFRDDVCFFISQSGETADTLMALRYCKGRGALIVGITNTVGSSICRESHCGVHINAGPEIGVASTKAYTSQFISLVMFALVMSEDRISLGSRRQEIIEGLKNLDNLIRQVLQLDEKVKELAKSLFQHKSLLIMGRGYNFATCMEGALKVKELTYMHSEGIMAGELKHGPLALVDDSMPVIMIVMRDPVYVKCINALQQVTARDGKPILICEEGDEETKMFADRILEVPKTVDCLQAILAVIPLQLLSFHIAVLRGCNVDCPRNLAKSVTVE
- the LOC100648432 gene encoding glutamine--fructose-6-phosphate aminotransferase [isomerizing] 2 isoform X1, yielding MCGIFAYLNYLTPKSRKEILELLVGGLKRLEYRGYDSAGVALDSADGKDISIIKKQGKVKALEEEIFYRTNIDFESKVCSHVGIAHTRWATHGVPSEVNSHPQRSDIEHAFVVVHNGIVTNYKEVKTLLHQRGYSFESETDTEVIAKLIHHLWVQHPGYSFRELVEQVVQQLEGAFALCFKSKYFPGECVATRRGSPLLVGIKTKTRLATDHVPILYGKDESPCVNKEGEAPTQDHRPHGRTELPVIPRSESTSKFQPLEDKEVEYFFASDASAVIEHTNRVIFLEDDDVAAVKEGALSIHRLRRCMDDPHAREITTLKMEIQEIMKGNYEYFMQKEIFEQPESVVNTMRGRLNFRDNSVTLGGIKDYIPEIKRCRRLMLIGCGTSYHSAIATRQLLEELTELPVMVELASDFLDRNTPVFRDDVCFFISQSGETADTLMALRYCKGRGALIVGITNTVGSSICRESHCGVHINAGPEIGVASTKAYTSQFISLVMFALVMSEDRISLGSRRQEIIEGLKNLDNLIRQVLQLDEKVKELAKSLFQHKSLLIMGRGYNFATCMEGALKVKELTYMHSEGIMAGELKHGPLALVDDSMPVIMIVMRDPVYVKCINALQQVTARDGKPILICEEGDEETKMFADRILEVPKTVDCLQAILAVIPLQLLSFHIAVLRGCNVDCPRNLAKSVTVE
- the LOC100648432 gene encoding glutamine--fructose-6-phosphate aminotransferase [isomerizing] 2 isoform X2, which codes for MCGIFAYLNYLTPKSRKEILELLVGGLKRLEYRGYDSAGVALDSADGKDISIIKKQGKVKALEEEIFYRTNIDFESKVCSHVGIAHTRWATHGVPSEVNSHPQRSDIEHAFVVVHNGIVTNYKEVKTLLHQRGYSFESETDTEVIAKLIHHLWVQHPGYSFRELVEQVVQQLEGAFALCFKSKYFPGECVATRRGSPLLVGIKTKTRLATDHVPILYGKDESPCVNKDHRPHGRTELPVIPRSESTSKFQPLEDKEVEYFFASDASAVIEHTNRVIFLEDDDVAAVKEGALSIHRLRRCMDDPHAREITTLKMEIQEIMKGNYEYFMQKEIFEQPESVVNTMRGRLNFRDNSVTLGGIKDYIPEIKRCRRLMLIGCGTSYHSAIATRQLLEELTELPVMVELASDFLDRNTPVFRDDVCFFISQSGETADTLMALRYCKGRGALIVGITNTVGSSICRESHCGVHINAGPEIGVASTKAYTSQFISLVMFALVMSEDRISLGSRRQEIIEGLKNLDNLIRQVLQLDEKVKELAKSLFQHKSLLIMGRGYNFATCMEGALKVKELTYMHSEGIMAGELKHGPLALVDDSMPVIMIVMRDPVYVKCINALQQVTARDGKPILICEEGDEETKMFADRILEVPKTVDCLQAILAVIPLQLLSFHIAVLRGCNVDCPRNLAKSVTVE
- the LOC100648432 gene encoding glutamine--fructose-6-phosphate aminotransferase [isomerizing] 2 isoform X3, with translation MCGIFAYLNYLTPKSRKEILELLVGGLKRLEYRGYDSAGVALDSADGKDISIIKKQGKVKALEEEIFYRTNIDFESKVCSHVGIAHTRWATHGVPSEVNSHPQRSDIEHAFVVVHNGIVTNYKEVKTLLHQRGYSFESETDTEVIAKLIHHLWVQHPGYSFRELVEQVVQQLEGAFALCFKSKYFPGECVATRRGSPLLVGIKTKTRLATDHVPILYGKDHRPHGRTELPVIPRSESTSKFQPLEDKEVEYFFASDASAVIEHTNRVIFLEDDDVAAVKEGALSIHRLRRCMDDPHAREITTLKMEIQEIMKGNYEYFMQKEIFEQPESVVNTMRGRLNFRDNSVTLGGIKDYIPEIKRCRRLMLIGCGTSYHSAIATRQLLEELTELPVMVELASDFLDRNTPVFRDDVCFFISQSGETADTLMALRYCKGRGALIVGITNTVGSSICRESHCGVHINAGPEIGVASTKAYTSQFISLVMFALVMSEDRISLGSRRQEIIEGLKNLDNLIRQVLQLDEKVKELAKSLFQHKSLLIMGRGYNFATCMEGALKVKELTYMHSEGIMAGELKHGPLALVDDSMPVIMIVMRDPVYVKCINALQQVTARDGKPILICEEGDEETKMFADRILEVPKTVDCLQAILAVIPLQLLSFHIAVLRGCNVDCPRNLAKSVTVE